From Trichoplusia ni isolate ovarian cell line Hi5 chromosome 11, tn1, whole genome shotgun sequence, the proteins below share one genomic window:
- the LOC113498714 gene encoding uncharacterized protein LOC113498714 gives MSEQDNFIIVQYGVVSFGSARHSEHECRLPNGNDQLTARRLRRFTKCTFKNIKMVQCAIKGCSSRSDVHTALDHQFTFHRLPKFRKHDTELTPFIKSGITDSTRICSKHFTDKNFYHTSTGKRRLKRDAIPDIHLDLNEGRPAPPKLLKRKSVPNPNMTTDTMVSEPSIVRSDSTFQSTFQIYTQKRTKFASDQNSNEESVEGELNNEDMAYDEDLANEQTERESEFRFEDVEEELDNEEMNETNADIGMDDESIHFNDTVSEMEQIHEETPLERELKEEVKKLKLLCNKRLQVIKSLRLQNTLLAKKVASLEESLRPDNEEL, from the exons ATGAGTGAGCAGGACAACTTTATAATTGTTCAATATGGCGTCGTTTCTTTCGGGAGCGCTCGGCACAGCGAACACGAGTGCCGATTGCCGAACGGCAACGATCAGTTAACCGCTCGGCGTCTACGGCGATTTACAAAGTgtacgtttaaaaatattaaaatggttcAGTGTGCAATTAAAGGTTGCAGTTCACGATCTGACGTTCATACTGCCTTAGACCACCAGTTTACGTTTCACAG attgCCGAAATTCCGCAAACATGACACCGAGTTGACACCTTTCATTAAATCTGGAATTACTGACTCCACAAGAATATGTTCCAAACATTTTACGGATAAGAATTTCTACCATACATCAACGGGTAAAAGGAGGCTTAAACGAGATGCTATACCCGATATCCATTTAGATCTTAATGAAGGTAGGCCAGCGCCTCCTAAATTGCTTAAAAGGAAGTCAGTACCAAATCCAAATATG ACTACAGATACTATGGTCTCCGAACCAAGTATCGTACGATCAGACTCTACATTTCAGTCTACTTTCCAAATATATACTCAGAAGAGAACAAAATTTGCCTCCGACCAAAATAGCAATGAAGAATCAGTGGAGGGTGAATTAAATAATGAAGATATGGCCTACGATGAGGACTTAGCAAATGAACAAACTGAACGAGAGTCGGAATTTCGATTTGAAGACGTCGAGGAAGAATTAGATAATGAAGAAATGAATGAGACAAATGCAGACATTGGAATGGATGATgaatcaatacattttaatgacacAGTATCCGAGATGGAACAAATTCATGAAGAAACACCACTGGAAAGAGAGTTAAAAGAAGAagttaaaaaacttaaactatTGTGTAATAAAAGACTGCAAGTGATTAAATCATTGCGGCTCCAAAATACTTTATTGGCGAAAAAAGTTGCCAGTCTCGAAGAATCTCTCAGGCCAGATAATGaagaattgtaa